From Lycium ferocissimum isolate CSIRO_LF1 chromosome 12, AGI_CSIRO_Lferr_CH_V1, whole genome shotgun sequence, one genomic window encodes:
- the LOC132039937 gene encoding basic blue protein-like — MADFATKLMCLFLILGLAAPSLATEYVIGGPAGWDLNVDLSLWLNGKIFKVGDVFVFNYDPKLHNLVRVDLVGFTTCLPLNILSIDTSGKTIITLDKPGVFYYISSLFTDCLSGLKIKITVL, encoded by the exons ATGGCAGATTTTGCAACAAAATTGATGTGCTTGTTCCTCATTCTTGGCCTTGCTGCCCCTAGCCTGGCCACTGAATACGTGATTGGCGGCCCAGCTGGTTGGGACCTAAACGTTGATCTTAGTTTGTGGCTTAACGGAAAGATCTTTAAGGTTGGCGACGTTTTTG tttTCAACTACGACCCAAAACTCCACAACTTGGTTCGAGTAGACCTCGTGGGTTTCACTACTTGCCTTCCACTCAATATATTGAGCATTGATACCAGCGGGAAGACCATTATCACTCTTGACAAACCTGGAGTTTTCTACTacatttcttctcttttcacCGATTGCCTTAGCGGTCTCAAGATCAAAATTACAGTACTTTGA